The genomic interval cagccacaatgttcttgtcccatcgcactgtagcgactcctgtggtgggccagggaCATgaacgctgacacggtcaccagcaTTGTATCatgaagcagtgcagcttggtggagttgtgtttcggaggacgcacagctctcaaccttcgcctctacgggagttgcagcgatgggacaagacaatTGGATATGACGACAAGTATGTAAAAGAAATTGTGCATGGGTATAATTTGTATGTATAATAGTAgtatttaaaatgactaaatagGGTCATTTTGTTTACGTTTATTTAAAAATGCATCGGGCCGCTTCTGGTGGGAATCTGGTAAGATCCCTGCAAAGTCGGCTAAATTCTGGTAGACGGAAACAGCCTGATGTACTTAGGCGATTCAgggcagtcattcattttgattccggGCCGAGTCCGACACCTGATTCCAGGCCGgttcctcattgctagctgggaAACAACATTGGCCAGCTATTTACCGCTCCCTAATGCAGATGTCGAAATGATCTTTTAGTTTTACTGCAGCCAACATTTTCGCCCTCTGGTTGGTATTATTATCGGATCAATTAAAGCTTCCTTTAAAAGCAGACTATGGGCAATGTATCTATTTGATGTTCATTACATACAACTGAAAAAAGGATTTCCTTGTTTACCACAGCAAATCTATTGTGGCAGTTTACCCGACACTTTGTATGAGTTAAAAACTAATAGTGTAGCCTACTCATATTATTATATTTGTTTACAATTTACGTAATCCATTAAATACAACTGTCTTTAAAAGAACATTTTCTGATATGGTCATTccttattattataattttttttcacctttatttgaccaggtaggccagttgagaacaagttatcatttacaactgcgacctggccaagataaagcaaagcagtgctacaaaaacaacacagagttacacataaacaaacgtacagtcaataacacaatagaaaaatcggtatacagtgtgtgcaaatgaagtaaggaggtaaggcaataaataggccaatagtggcgaagtaattacaatttagaaatttacactggagtgatagatgtgcagatgaggatgtacaagtagaaatactggtgtgcaaaagagcagaaaaacaaaaacaaatatggggatgaggtaggtagttggttgggtgggctatttacagatgggttgtGTACAGCTGCAACGATCGGtaaaactgctctgacagctgacgcttaaagttagtgagggagatacgtaTAAGTCTCCaaattcagtgatttttgcaattcgttccagtcattggcagcagagaactggaaggaaaggcggccaaaggaaatgTTATCAAGATGGGGGTAAATAAAATGTCCCAGGACAGTCCATATTTGAAATGTGTAACTAAATCAGGTAAATCCTTAAGCCTATATAATCTATATTATTTTATCAACTGAAAATGTCATCTATACAGTTATTTTGAATGgcttatactgtattattgtgtCATTTAAGGTGAAACGTTTGATCAAAAATATAGGCCACTACTTCGATATTATTTTGCTCAAATAAGTATTTTTACATTCATCACCAGCATTACAGTTTCCTATGCTACTGATAGGTCGATATTTCACTGGGGACGGGAGTAGAGAATCTAGATCAGCTGTCTGGTATCATAATCACTTGACACGGTAACGAGAGATCAACTGATCTAATGGTTCATCCTTGTGGGGGTTTTCGCAGGTGCATTTCATCTCCTGTCAATAGTGTTTTAAGAAATCCAGCGGTAACCTGCAGGAGTGCATTAAGTTCCAAGCCTGTTAGTTGAAATCGACGATCAGAAaattacatgtgtgatttcaaaCTCACTCAAAAACACAGTTCTTGATTTAAagaacacatttacacacaccaGAAACACAAAGATACCCCCAGAAACGAGAAATAATAAAACCTctgaacaacaacaataacatggTTGAAAGGAATGGGAAGTAATGATGAGAGCCATTATAGACTGTGGCCTAAACATGGCTCTGACCTGGGGATGATAACCAGATGCCAGACAACCCTTCCTCTAAAGTAAGGCTAtcatccctctctttttccctagACAGAGGGCAGTTTCCCAGCCCtggggaggtagaggaaggaaGGGCTGATGAAGCTCCCCAAAACATTAAGCATGTTAGTGATAGGAGCCACGATGCACGACGCTGTCACTGAATGTGGAGGCATAAAGAAACAACGTACCAGGATAGCTCCAATGATGGATGTAATGTCATTCACCAACAGGCTCAGCAGAATGAGCTGAATAGTACGGGACGCTCTTCTCTTCATCAggttccctccctctttctctccctgtccctctttccctccatcccctaCACCAAACCTGGCCACCACCCTCAGGATGGACACACAGTAGAAAAAGTAGATTGGTCAGTGATAGCGAAAAGGCAGACGTTGACTATCATGCCGCCTATTAAGCCTATCACAACACAGAAGACGAGGGACATCAGCCAAACCAGAgccacacacactgccctgtgCCTCAGACTCCTGTACTTCAGGTAGACCAGTGGGTGGACCATCGCCAGCTAGCGTCCTACACAGATCAAGTCCTGGAGTAGAAGGCGACCGACAGTGACCGAGCCGAACGTGTAGCTGCTAAATTGGAAGAGGTAGTTGAAGACGGTAAATGGAGAGAGAAGGCAGAAGAAGAACTCAGTGACAGCCAGGTTGAGGGAAAATATCTCCTGGGTGACCTGAACCAGAGGACCATCCACAGATACCAGGTGTTGGTGACACAATAGTCTTCCCATGGAAACTTGGTGGTGTGGTTTGTCATGGGAGGAGTTTCTAGAAATCCTTGTGGAAGGATTCCAGATTTCCTGTTAATTCCaaggaatcttccaaccaggatctCTGGAAAAGTTTCCAGAATTATAAAACCCTACCTAGAAGTCACCTTATGATGACTTGCAAAAGTGATGTGTTATACCTGTTCGAATCCAACCAGAACATCCAGCTGTTGGAATTGTTATTCACCTGCAACTTGCATTGTGAACGAGGTTAGAAACATTGTGGGACGACGTAAACCATTCCTGTAACGGGGGCAAAATTCTAACGcactgattggattagtttagaaaacatTTGTATGTTCAAGTAATCAACGCACGTTCATTTAGAATaaaatggcaacaaaaaaaacacattcatgAAACAAATGTCATCAATTTATTTGTGTTTCAAACTGCATGTCGTAATTTCATTACAGTGTATACTATTTACAGGGCAAACAAATACTTTAAACATTTGAACCAGAGCTGCATATGTCCGCTCAATCAGAAATCATCTTTACATTTCTGTCACACAACATGTAACGCTTCAGCGATCCAGATTGAACAGAGCCCCTAATTTTGATTTCTATACCTTAATTCTAACTCTTCACACCGCATGCTTATATAATGGTAAGGCATTCACATTTCTCTCAAAATGTGTTAATAATTGAAAAAGGAATACAcgtgtattatatttataaagtGGTAATCAAATCTATAGAGAAGCATATGAAGTGACTTGTTCACCCTTCATGTATGTTAAAGCACACCTCAACACACTCAGCAAATGACAGTAGCAGCCTTCTAAAACCATTTGactaaaaatacaaatacaaagagAAAGAATTCAACAAACAAAACATCCTATACCATAGTCATTCCCAACTCGCTGCTATGGCAACGTGACAGCCGACTACCTTTGTAAGCAAATCACCAACAGCCGCCACCACAGTTCAACCAACCAATCCTGTGTCTCTCAGTACTGTAGATGTCAGGTGAAGAGCATGTAGTGATGGGGGACTGAGGCGTTGGTTgtgtctcaaatggtaccctattccctatagaggctctggtgaaagtagtgcactaatatgATGGTATAGGGTGTCATGTTGGGTGGAACTCTGTCAAACACTTGCAGTGACTGAAACATGTCATTGTAACCTGTCAAATCAGTCACACCACGGAGTTCAAAGAAGTCCCATTCCATTTCTGGATGATTGACAGAACACAGAGATTTCTGACACATTCTTGAAGTTAcagagcagggttggggtcaattcctttTCAAtgaagtcaattcaggaagtaaactgaaattctaaTTCCAATTTACCGCAATGCTTAGCTATgagacattttttaaattggaATTTCATTTTACTTCTTCAATTATACAAATTGAAATGGAAATGGCCCCAACCGTTGCAGCGTTCCCGAAGTCTCAGCGCCCCGCCTTCTACCTGCCACAGCGACAACAATCAGTGGTACTGCATCCGTACGGACCGGCCAATGAGGAGGAAAAGGAGTCCTGCCAGCAGGCAGAAGGAGATGCCGACGGGGGCGAAGAAGAAGGACAGGCCGTAGTGGATGGTGAGGTCAAAGGTGGGACAAATAGAGGAGCGCTGGTGGTCCACATAGACCTGTACCACATCCAGCACCTCCACCCACAGCACATACATCACCACCACAACAAGAAGGAACAGAGCTGTGGGGAGcaggaagggtgagagagagagacagtggtagacTATCAGATTGGCTGCAGCAGATATTTGTATTAGTGATGGTATTGATGAGCTCTTCGTCTTTGTACATCTCTTCAAGAGAGATAAACTGTTGTGCTCAAGCCTATCTTAAATGTTGTATCCTAAAAATGATGATGATATAGGCCAATAACTCACCAGATGTCAGGAAGAGCACACCCCCAGCCTTATATAGACGGTGACTGGCAAATGGGGCGGCGCAGATGATGAAGAACCCACCTAAAACGACGGCAGCCACCCCAATTAGCATGAAGATACTCCAGAAGCCTCTGTAGACTGGACAATAGAAATGTCAATCATTGTTAGAACCATGGCAACCAGTGAGCAACAGAATTATACTTTAATTTGAATACTCACTCACAATCTCAAAGTAGGCTACATGGCAATggcatataaaatatatatacacagagagagagagaaagagagagagagagagaaagagagaaaagcacTTACTGATTGCGGAGTCATATGCGGTGGCGTTGTGAGTCTGTTGAAACACAGGAAAGGGGAAGAGGTAGGCGTGTGTGCAGACTTTAGAGTGGGGCTGATTGGCTAGGGAGAGACAAACAGGCCCATTGTTAGATACATTAAATCATATCACATTATAGAACTAATAAAAAAGCAATAGGTTGTGGCACTGGCATTAGCAAATATCCTCTCCCCATCAAGGGCCCTTATATTACAAAGACAGCATATACTAGTAGGATCAATACAGAGACTAAGCTGGCATTGTCTTCAGGTTTTATCGAATGCATTAAATTTGATAATTGAATTAAATCTAATCTAATTTGTACTCGTAATACTTTATTTTTATCTATttatcttcctcctctccctctctcctctgcggAATTCAGCAGACCCTCGCAAGGTCGTTCCCTGAGCTTTAGGGTGTTTGTGACAATGACCCTCCCTGGATGTTCCCTATTAGAGATTTTCAACACATTTCATCAGATGGAAAAGGACTTGAATAACATCACATGATACAGCCTTTCCATAGAGTCACATGACATAACATCTCATGATAGGAGTCTCATACTACGTCAAAGCATCAGAAGTCACATTCGATAAACAAGTGATTTACCTTCATGACTTTCATGAAATGTTTGCATTGTTCTACTGTCCCTGTACTGGCCCAAATGTAGATGAAAGAAAGTAATGGGATAGAGTGAAAGAGCGTGAGAGTAGAGAATGGAGAGGTAGGGTCTAAAGCTTCAGTCATATGTGTTTCCCAATATCcaaacatgcatacaaacacatgcgTTGTACACGCCTACTAAAAGGCACTGGGGCTGTTACACACTTTGTCCGAGTATACAAACCAGCATATTGTGTAAAGATACCAACTGTTGGTTGTTCTGGCTGAATTCCAATATGAATTACATGCCAGCATAATTTGACTTGCAGACCGCATGAGGCCTGTAAACCATGAGGTTCCTAACATCACTGTGATATGGTAAAACTTGATCATCAAAGTAAGGCTTGTAATATATGTAATGCATTTTCAAAAACAGTTTAATTAGTGATAACATTCACCTACAGTCAAAACGCACTCGGTGAAGTCCAAAGGACTGAAGATGAATGAATTCAATAACCATGTCTCTGTTACAAACAAAGGTAGTCATGCGTAGTAACTACAATTCCCTTTAAAAGGTAAGGCACACTGGGAAATTATATTGGAGGCATGGCTTAGTGGGCGACGTGGCTTTCaattagttatttttggccaACCGTAAGTGGAAGTGTTGTATCAGTTTTAGTGGTCTATGGTTATGTTAATTAAAGTTTGAGTGTGTCTGTTTACAGCAATGTATTCTTTTGAAATGGTTACATAAGCACATGTAGCAATCAAAACATGTTAATATTATTGTAATGTCCTTAACCCAACACTGAGTGACCTCATAAAGAGATATAGACTTCTTGATGTAATGGTTAAAAATACTATATGAGGTGTTATTGCTTTCACAATTACTGTAAATTATATACACTTGCTAGTATTAAAAATAGCATATGAGGTGTTATTGCCTCACATTGAAAGTGTAATTCACACTCTTGAAAGTGTTAATTCACACTGTTGAAGTGTGACATCGTTTAATATTTTAAAAGTATGGACCCATATAGACACTTGCTCAGTGTTAAATTTAACAGAATTTGCAGAATATGTTATCTGACTTACTGATCCAGAACTTCAAGAGGGTGTCATCGTCCAGGTTTCCCCCGAAGGAGCACCTCCAGAAGAAGCCCTCGTGGTAGAAGGTGGTGTCTGGGGGGAACCCCCTACCGGGTTCCACCAGAATCATGTCACCACGCTGAGGGAAGATAATAATAGTAACAACACATTAGTAGAACCCTCCATCATAAGTCCTTCATATTACAGCCGTAACAATGACATAATAACATGTCATAAAGTCTTAGTCGTCTTCACATTTTGCCTGGTATTTTCTTTTCTAGCATTAGCCATAATGTCATGTATTATGTCGTACCTTGCCAACTGGTTCACATAAATGTTGTCACAGTATATGGTGCTAGTGCTACAACTGCTGACTGTAAGGTCAAGGGTCACGCTGAGGGAGCACCTTTAGCTTTTTTTGATCGTATGGATATCATGCAGACATTCCTTTGTCATTGCTCATTGTGAGAAGCTGGATCTGCTGTAGTGAGTGATATTTGATATTCAACTACATATCACTGTGGTGTTGTATTTCTATCACTCAGGAATCCAACGTGTCTCATTTGCTGGATGGTTGCAGAGCAACTGCATTAAACAGTGTCTGGTTTCACTAGCAGCCCCTAGGGAGGTATGTATACTGTAGTGGGGTGCGACTTTTGCTATAGGGACGGGGTGGTTATTTCCCCccacacattctgaaattgcatttttgtcccccccagttttatcataattgttgttgttttttaaaccgCGACTGTGTGCTTTAGGCCTCTGACGCCTTGAGCAGACTGATAGCGTCATTGCATCAATGCTGCATAATAAATTCTGCAGTCAAACTTTTCATTATGTAATCGAAAATTGTGAGCAACAAAAGTTCACATTCACCTTTTGCTACTATTTCTGCCAAGTCTACTCAAACAATTTGATGCACACATTGGATATATCCaacgtatgcaccacacagaacacagaacacactgcaactTCCTCTGCAacacaatgctgcaaggcaaatgcAGCTTTCTAtgggaaatgaatgtacttctggtgtaccaaaaagcaatgacgctgtcggtgtAATCGAGGCTGTTTGACCAGGCAACCAATGTTTTTCTAAAGCCAATGAAGCATGTTGAATTAGTTTTCTTCCTATGAATTTGGCTCTAGTATTTGAACGGTTTAATCAGTGACAAAACCACACATAATGACTGGGGGAAATGAATTGATCTTCTGCTCTAAGAAAGATGAAATACACAATGATGCTGGTGATCTTCCTTCTGCTTTCCTGAACCTGTCAATACCTCTCTGATGCATTTCAATCATTCAAGCATTCTCATTTAGACTTCAATTTGGCATTACCTGATTTGACATATCTTATTGTTATTTCTAAGGCCAGATTAAAAAGTATCATCAAATCATTTTTACACATTAGTTTCAGATACCCCCAAGTGCcctaaaatagaaaataaaatagtGTGGTGGTCCATGTTATTACTTTTTAAAAACAAATATGTCTTAATAGGGCAGTAATATAATACAGGAAATGCTTTTCAGAGGAAttgactgtaggctacttcagCATTGTAAAGGTCTG from Oncorhynchus kisutch isolate 150728-3 linkage group LG26, Okis_V2, whole genome shotgun sequence carries:
- the tmem182a gene encoding transmembrane protein 182 — translated: MKLSVALFFAGLFGALAAMFVLLSFGTDYWLLASETCDEETNRTIGPGGNAIERGDMILVEPGRGFPPDTTFYHEGFFWRCSFGGNLDDDTLLKFWITNQPHSKVCTHAYLFPFPVFQQTHNATAYDSAIIYRGFWSIFMLIGVAAVVLGGFFIICAAPFASHRLYKAGGVLFLTSALFLLVVVVMYVLWVEVLDVVQVYVDHQRSSICPTFDLTIHYGLSFFFAPVGISFCLLAGLLFLLIGRSVRMQYH